Genomic window (Culex pipiens pallens isolate TS chromosome 3, TS_CPP_V2, whole genome shotgun sequence):
AAGGAGTACGTCCGCGAGCACCAGCCGACCCCGGACGAGCAATAACGTCACGACGACCGTCACTTTGCCAAATTTACTACTACAAACTGTGATGAATCTCTATTTCCCGTGCATTGTCGTTGTTATTGGTTAGCCTCGCGGAAGAACAAGCAAACTATTAAACGTAAATATCCTAGAATAACGCTCAAACGTAACGGTCGTGGGAAGTGTTGGAGCCATACATTAGCTAGTCGGGTCGATACTGGTGGTTACGAGCGCAGATCATCTAGCATGTTGGTAGATTTTAAGGTACAAATTTGTCAACCATTCATACAGCTTGGACCGAACAAGTCGTTAACAGAAGATCCTCCTCGCTTTATTCCAGGGCGGTGCTCGCTTCGGCGCGGGTCCGAAGGTCTTCATCGGGGTCACGTTCGGGTACTTCCTGGGCAAGCTGAGCTACCAGAGCAAATGCGCCGACAAGATCATGCGGCTGCCCAACTCGCGCCTCGCCGACATCATCCGGCAGCGGCGCCAGGGCGGCGCGGCGGGCGTCGAGCGATTGTAAGTTCTTTGGTGGAAAGTTGTGAAGAGTCTTTGACCGATCTTTTTTTTCTAGGCTTCCCGATCAGAGCCTCGGCGCCGGCAGCATGCTGTCTCCGTTTGGGCCGACCACGCCGAGCGATACCGTCACCGGGGATCACTACCGGCGGGACTTTAACCTGGACGTCCACGTGCCGCAGAACGCCGGACTGGACGACAACGAGCGGCCAACGATTGATTGTAAGtttttggagattttcccttatccccttaaaaaagtggagcatcaacatgacgaaatccagtccgCAATCCACTGAAACGATCTCCTTATGCTGACCGTCGCATTTCCCCTTCCAGCAAGCCGCCAGCTGGACGAAGACCTCCAGCTTCCGCCGAGTCCCCCGGTGACCAAGTCGTACGAGGAGTTGCGCCGCCAGAATCGGGAAGATTACATCCGCCGGCAGCAGGCGCCGTACCGGGCGCCCCCGGTTCAGGAGGAGACGCCGCCGCAGATCAGGCGCGAAGCAGCAAGGGTCGAGCAGCCGCAACAGCCGAGCCAGCCCCAGATGAAGAACAAGTACGGCGATTCGTGGTCATAGACGGACGGCCTCTTTCCATTTCTGTTCTGTTCTCTCCGGTAGTCGT
Coding sequences:
- the LOC120419738 gene encoding OCIA domain-containing protein 1-like, coding for MDRTEPFPQPNFQEQQRNALNYQFSPEELKVLQECNREAFFQRSLPLGTVFGLGTYYAVQRGLLKGGARFGAGPKVFIGVTFGYFLGKLSYQSKCADKIMRLPNSRLADIIRQRRQGGAAGVERLLPDQSLGAGSMLSPFGPTTPSDTVTGDHYRRDFNLDVHVPQNAGLDDNERPTIDSSRQLDEDLQLPPSPPVTKSYEELRRQNREDYIRRQQAPYRAPPVQEETPPQIRREAARVEQPQQPSQPQMKNKYGDSWS